The DNA window CCGGAACTAGCCGGCGTTGCAAAGCCGCCAGCGCCCGATGCTGTAAAGATTTAACGGCGCCCACCGGTTTGCCCAGTACCTCGGCCGTCTCCTGGTTGGATAGGCCTTCCAGAAATTTAAGGATGAGGACCTGGCGTTGGTCGAGGGTGAGTTGTTGTAAGGCAGCTCGAACGGCTTGGGCCGACAAATAACCTTCGGCTATTTTGGCCGGGTCGTCATTAACGTCAACCAGCTCTTCTTTGAGAGGAAGATGCCGGCGATGTTTTTGACGGCGGTAATGGTCAATCACACTATTATGCGCCGCGCGATACAGCCAGGCCCGTAAGTTTTGCTCAGGCCCGTTCCCGTGCTGAATAGCGTGCAACAAACGGTGGAAAACTTCTGCCGTGAGATCGCGGGCTGTTTCTACCTCACTCACCTGCCGGTAGATGTAGCGATATATGGGTTGATGGTAGTCATCGTAAATTGCGGCCAGGGCGGCCCGGTCAAAGGCCCGCGCCCGCCGCAAACGAGCTAGCTCTTGATCGTTCACTATTTTTTCCTGGTAACCTATTAGACGCACGAGGCCAGAAATGGATACGGCTCAATTTCAGATATTCTGAAACTGAGCCGCACCGGATTGCTGAATATAGATGTTCAGAAAAACTCCTTCCCAAAAAACAGGGTAGCAGGTAGCAAGGTGGTAGATAAAAAGTTTGCTACTCTGTTACCTTGCTACCTGT is part of the Anaerolineae bacterium genome and encodes:
- a CDS encoding sigma-70 family RNA polymerase sigma factor, translated to MNDQELARLRRARAFDRAALAAIYDDYHQPIYRYIYRQVSEVETARDLTAEVFHRLLHAIQHGNGPEQNLRAWLYRAAHNSVIDHYRRQKHRRHLPLKEELVDVNDDPAKIAEGYLSAQAVRAALQQLTLDQRQVLILKFLEGLSNQETAEVLGKPVGAVKSLQHRALAALQRRLVPAEESLL